The Acidimicrobiales bacterium genome has a segment encoding these proteins:
- a CDS encoding Fur family transcriptional regulator, protein MTGGLDNLLGVLRDNRVRITVARRAILESLVELGPHVTAEELAGHVQARYPEVHESTVYRTLDRLSALGVVEHVHLGHGRAVFHVPDGGHQHLHCDACGVVVEAPDELFADLVRTVQERYGFELDLDHFALGGRCGQCRDAGRARRRRRSGRGSASAAP, encoded by the coding sequence GTGACGGGTGGCCTGGACAACCTGCTCGGAGTGCTGCGGGACAACAGGGTCCGCATCACGGTGGCGCGACGGGCGATCCTCGAGTCGCTCGTCGAGCTGGGACCGCACGTCACCGCCGAGGAGCTGGCCGGCCACGTGCAGGCGAGGTACCCCGAGGTTCACGAGTCGACGGTGTACCGGACCCTCGACCGGCTGAGTGCGCTGGGCGTGGTGGAGCATGTCCACCTCGGACACGGCCGGGCCGTGTTCCACGTCCCCGACGGCGGCCATCAACACCTCCACTGCGACGCATGCGGTGTGGTGGTCGAGGCGCCCGACGAGCTGTTCGCCGACCTCGTGCGCACCGTCCAGGAGCGGTACGGCTTCGAGCTCGACCTCGACCACTTCGCCCTGGGCGGTCGCTGTGGCCAGTGCCGCGACGCAGGGCGGGCACGCCGGCGGCGCCGGTCCGGCCGAGGTTCGGCCTCGGCCGCCCCGTAG
- a CDS encoding DUF427 domain-containing protein produces MTPRPQPIPPGPGQESVWDYPRPPRVEHRSEQVEVVFAGETIAVTISSYRVLETSHPPVYYLPPGNVLPGCLEPSGRTSWCEYKGTATYLDVHHKKQTSSDAAWTYLEPSPGYEELAGYVAFYPARVELCVVGLEPVQPQPGGFYGGWITSTVVGPFKGEAGTEGW; encoded by the coding sequence ATGACGCCGCGTCCGCAGCCCATTCCCCCCGGTCCCGGTCAGGAGTCGGTCTGGGACTACCCCCGCCCGCCTCGCGTCGAGCACCGCAGCGAGCAGGTGGAGGTGGTGTTCGCCGGGGAGACGATCGCCGTCACGATCTCGTCCTACCGGGTGCTCGAGACCAGTCACCCGCCGGTGTACTACCTGCCGCCCGGCAACGTGCTGCCCGGCTGTCTCGAGCCGAGCGGGCGCACGTCGTGGTGCGAGTACAAGGGCACCGCCACCTACCTCGACGTCCACCACAAGAAGCAGACGTCGTCCGACGCGGCCTGGACGTATCTGGAGCCGTCGCCCGGCTACGAGGAGCTGGCCGGGTACGTGGCCTTCTACCCGGCCCGCGTCGAGCTGTGCGTCGTGGGCCTCGAACCGGTGCAGCCGCAGCCGGGCGGGTTCTACGGGGGGTGGATCACCTCGACGGTCGTCGGTCCGTTCAAGGGCGAGGCGGGCACCGAGGGCTGGTAG
- a CDS encoding 2'-5' RNA ligase family protein, with amino-acid sequence MPKARLGVALLVPPPLAAEVDGIRRALGDGGLGRIPPHVTLVPPVNVRDDRLADALVALRSAAAGSRPLRLTLGPVDTFLPVNPVVLLRVGGEGAEALRAVRDAVFVEPLARPLTWPWVPHVTLADGAEPARIEAAVTALAGYQVEVVLDRLHLLQEGPGRVWTVIADAPFVPPAVVGRGGLPLELAITDRLDPEALALAAGPGRPLAVTARRDGLVVGTAAGATGLNGGARTPSGDDAGGEAVLAWLLVHRDERGQGIGAALVAAWASAAADRGCGSVSFPDHGPGGAGGELASFLRRLGWADVAGGLRRNLG; translated from the coding sequence GTGCCCAAGGCCCGCCTCGGCGTCGCCCTGCTGGTCCCGCCACCGCTGGCCGCCGAGGTCGACGGGATCCGACGCGCCCTGGGCGACGGCGGCCTCGGGCGCATTCCGCCGCACGTCACGCTGGTGCCGCCGGTGAACGTGCGTGACGACCGCCTGGCCGACGCCCTCGTCGCGCTGCGGTCGGCAGCGGCCGGGTCCCGGCCGCTGCGCCTCACCCTCGGTCCGGTCGACACGTTCCTCCCGGTCAACCCGGTGGTCCTCCTGCGAGTCGGCGGTGAGGGCGCCGAGGCGCTTCGCGCCGTCCGGGACGCCGTGTTCGTGGAGCCACTGGCCCGGCCCCTCACCTGGCCCTGGGTGCCGCACGTGACCCTCGCCGACGGGGCCGAGCCGGCGAGGATCGAGGCTGCGGTGACGGCGCTGGCGGGCTACCAGGTCGAGGTGGTGTTGGACCGCCTGCATCTTCTCCAGGAAGGGCCGGGCCGGGTCTGGACGGTGATCGCCGACGCGCCGTTCGTGCCTCCGGCCGTCGTCGGCCGGGGCGGCCTGCCCCTGGAGCTCGCCATCACCGATCGTCTCGATCCCGAGGCTCTCGCCCTCGCCGCCGGTCCGGGCCGGCCGTTGGCCGTCACCGCCCGCCGCGACGGCCTGGTGGTGGGAACGGCGGCCGGGGCCACGGGGCTCAACGGCGGCGCACGGACGCCGTCCGGCGACGATGCCGGCGGGGAGGCCGTCCTCGCCTGGCTCCTCGTGCACCGCGACGAGCGTGGCCAGGGGATCGGTGCCGCGTTGGTCGCCGCATGGGCGTCGGCCGCCGCCGATCGCGGCTGCGGGTCCGTCAGCTTCCCGGACCACGGCCCCGGAGGTGCGGGCGGCGAGCTGGCCTCGTTCCTGCGCCGGCTCGGTTGGGCGGACGTCGCCGGCGGGCTGCGGCGCAACCTGGGCTGA
- a CDS encoding DUF2795 domain-containing protein: MAQDVASLTHGSAATESRAMESRLQEDPDIGPGWRPQLNEAVGFGISETEATRRADLARHLASVAFPARRNQLVFAAEEEMASSDLIDELRRLPPEEEFVNVQAVWSALGGATEGSHT; encoded by the coding sequence ATGGCTCAGGACGTGGCATCGCTGACCCACGGCTCCGCTGCCACCGAGTCGAGGGCCATGGAGTCGAGGCTGCAGGAGGACCCGGACATCGGCCCGGGGTGGCGCCCTCAGCTGAACGAGGCGGTGGGCTTCGGCATCAGCGAGACGGAGGCGACCCGCCGCGCCGACCTCGCCCGCCACCTGGCCTCGGTCGCCTTCCCGGCCCGGCGCAACCAGCTGGTGTTCGCCGCCGAGGAGGAGATGGCGTCGTCCGACCTGATCGACGAGCTCCGTCGCCTGCCTCCGGAGGAGGAGTTCGTCAACGTGCAGGCCGTGTGGTCCGCCCTGGGCGGGGCGACGGAGGGCAGCCACACCTGA
- the atpC gene encoding ATP synthase F1 subunit epsilon, with protein MTLQVELVSPERILYSGEAEMVVCRTAGGEIAFLTGHAPFLGTLGIGVVRIHPEGGGEVVKAAVHEGFVEVKDNRVIVLSDVAELPDQIDAERARRSQEDAERRIREGDDAEAEAQLRRAHVRLELAGHR; from the coding sequence ATGACGCTGCAGGTCGAGCTGGTGTCCCCCGAGCGCATCCTCTACTCGGGCGAGGCCGAGATGGTCGTGTGCCGTACGGCCGGCGGCGAGATCGCCTTCCTCACCGGCCACGCGCCCTTCCTCGGCACGCTCGGCATCGGCGTCGTCCGCATCCACCCCGAGGGCGGCGGCGAGGTCGTGAAGGCGGCGGTGCACGAGGGGTTCGTGGAGGTGAAGGACAACCGGGTCATCGTCCTGTCGGACGTGGCCGAGCTGCCCGACCAGATCGACGCCGAGCGGGCCCGCCGTTCCCAGGAGGACGCCGAGCGCCGCATCCGCGAGGGTGACGACGCCGAGGCCGAGGCCCAGCTCCGCCGGGCCCACGTGCGCCTGGAGCTCGCCGGCCACCGCTAG
- the atpD gene encoding F0F1 ATP synthase subunit beta, with the protein MTVTESAETTETKHADGRIVAVAGPVVDVEFPPGELPEINTAVEMDITLEGDTTKVTAEVAQQIGDSRVRAICLKPTDGLKRGAKVHNTGRGISVPVGPGVLGHVFNVIGEQLDKGDIGEIEDHWEIHRHAPLFADLEPKSQMFETGIKVVDLLEPYAQGGKIGLFGGAGVGKTVVILEMISRVAKQHGGVSVFAGVGERTREGTDLWLEMQESGVMEKAALVYGQMDEPPGVRLRVALSALTMAEYFRDVRQQDVLLFVDNIFRFVQAGSEVSTLLGRMPSAVGYQPTLADEMGELQERITSTRGRSITSLQAVYVPADDYTDPAPFTTFTHLDATTELSRDIAAQGIYPAVDPLSSSSTILTPEVVGQRHYEVAQRVKKTLQRYKELQDIIAILGLDELAEEDKVIVSRARRIQRFLSQPFFVGQVFTGLEGIYVPVDETVNSFEALVDGELDDLPEQAFLNVGDADSVRAKAKEISS; encoded by the coding sequence ATGACCGTCACCGAGTCCGCCGAGACCACCGAGACCAAGCACGCCGACGGCCGCATCGTGGCCGTGGCCGGCCCCGTGGTCGACGTGGAGTTCCCGCCCGGGGAGCTCCCGGAGATCAACACCGCCGTCGAGATGGACATCACGCTCGAGGGAGACACCACCAAGGTCACGGCCGAGGTCGCCCAGCAGATCGGTGACTCACGCGTGCGGGCCATCTGCCTCAAGCCCACCGACGGCCTGAAGCGGGGTGCCAAGGTCCACAACACCGGCCGGGGCATCTCGGTGCCGGTCGGCCCCGGCGTGCTCGGGCACGTCTTCAACGTGATCGGCGAGCAGCTCGACAAGGGCGACATCGGCGAGATCGAGGATCACTGGGAGATCCACCGACACGCCCCGCTCTTCGCCGACTTGGAGCCGAAGTCGCAGATGTTCGAGACGGGCATCAAGGTCGTCGACCTCCTGGAGCCCTACGCCCAGGGTGGCAAGATCGGCCTGTTCGGCGGAGCCGGGGTGGGCAAGACCGTGGTCATCCTGGAGATGATCAGCCGGGTGGCCAAGCAGCACGGCGGCGTCTCCGTGTTCGCCGGCGTGGGCGAGCGCACCCGTGAGGGCACCGACCTGTGGCTGGAGATGCAGGAGTCGGGCGTCATGGAGAAGGCCGCCCTGGTGTACGGCCAGATGGACGAGCCGCCGGGCGTGCGCCTGCGGGTGGCCCTGTCCGCCCTCACCATGGCCGAGTACTTCCGCGACGTCCGCCAGCAGGACGTGCTGCTGTTCGTGGACAACATCTTCCGCTTCGTGCAGGCCGGTTCCGAGGTCTCCACCCTGCTCGGCCGCATGCCCTCGGCCGTGGGGTACCAGCCCACACTGGCCGACGAGATGGGCGAGCTGCAGGAGCGCATCACCTCGACCCGAGGCCGGTCCATCACGTCGCTGCAGGCCGTGTACGTGCCCGCCGACGACTACACTGACCCGGCGCCGTTCACGACCTTCACCCACCTCGACGCCACCACCGAGCTCTCGCGCGACATCGCCGCCCAGGGCATCTACCCGGCGGTGGACCCGCTCTCGTCCAGCTCCACCATCCTCACCCCCGAGGTCGTGGGTCAGCGCCACTACGAGGTCGCCCAAAGAGTCAAGAAGACCCTCCAGCGGTACAAGGAGCTCCAGGACATCATCGCCATCCTCGGGCTCGACGAGCTGGCCGAGGAGGACAAGGTCATCGTCTCCCGTGCCCGCCGCATCCAGCGGTTCCTCTCGCAGCCGTTCTTCGTGGGCCAGGTCTTCACCGGCCTGGAGGGCATCTACGTGCCGGTCGACGAGACGGTGAACAGCTTCGAGGCCCTGGTCGACGGCGAGCTCGACGACCTGCCCGAGCAGGCCTTCCTCAACGTCGGCGACGCCGACTCCGTCCGGGCCAAGGCCAAGGAGATCAGCTCCTAG
- a CDS encoding F0F1 ATP synthase subunit gamma yields MAGGKERILRQRIKSVQSTKKITKAMELIAASRIVKAQQRVAAARPYSEQITEVIRSLAAGGADLSHPLLARNEDVSTVAYVVVTADRGLAGAYNSNVIRAAERDLRSEQQKGRGYALICLGRKSESYFRFRGYDIAASFSGMSEQPRYEDARQVAEAITTPFLDGDVQLVKLVYTQFLSATSQRVVVTQFMPLDAEAITDVAGDGPEAAYEFEPEPGEILAELLPRYVEARLFAAMLDAAASEHAARQRAMKSATENAEELIVKLARVMNRARQDSITTEIMEIVGGAEALRQSKGGGADYLPDTLVHQDVLPDKIDPYRMSGASGQ; encoded by the coding sequence ATGGCGGGCGGCAAGGAGCGGATCCTCCGGCAGCGGATCAAGAGCGTCCAGTCGACCAAGAAGATCACCAAGGCGATGGAGCTCATCGCCGCCTCGCGCATCGTCAAGGCCCAGCAGCGGGTGGCGGCCGCCCGCCCGTACAGCGAGCAGATCACCGAGGTCATCCGCAGCCTGGCGGCCGGCGGGGCTGACCTGAGCCACCCCCTGCTGGCCCGAAACGAGGACGTGTCCACCGTCGCCTACGTGGTGGTCACCGCCGATCGCGGTCTGGCAGGCGCCTACAACTCCAACGTCATCCGGGCCGCCGAGCGGGACCTGCGGAGCGAGCAGCAGAAGGGCCGCGGCTACGCGCTCATCTGCCTGGGCCGGAAGTCGGAGTCGTACTTCCGCTTCCGGGGCTACGACATCGCCGCCTCCTTCTCCGGCATGAGCGAGCAGCCCCGCTACGAGGACGCCCGCCAGGTCGCCGAGGCGATCACCACGCCCTTCCTCGACGGGGACGTGCAGCTCGTCAAGCTCGTGTACACCCAGTTCCTGTCGGCCACATCGCAGCGCGTCGTCGTCACCCAGTTCATGCCGCTCGACGCCGAGGCCATCACCGACGTCGCCGGCGACGGCCCCGAGGCCGCCTACGAGTTCGAGCCCGAGCCCGGCGAGATCCTGGCCGAGCTGCTCCCCCGGTACGTGGAGGCCCGCCTGTTCGCGGCCATGCTCGACGCCGCCGCGTCCGAGCACGCCGCCCGCCAGCGGGCCATGAAGTCGGCCACCGAGAACGCCGAGGAGCTCATCGTCAAGCTGGCCCGCGTCATGAACCGCGCTCGGCAGGACTCGATCACCACCGAAATCATGGAGATCGTCGGCGGGGCCGAGGCGCTGCGCCAGTCGAAGGGCGGGGGAGCGGACTACCTGCCCGACACCCTCGTCCATCAGGACGTCCTTCCCGACAAGATCGACCCGTACCGCATGTCAGGAGCCAGTGGGCAATGA
- the atpA gene encoding F0F1 ATP synthase subunit alpha codes for MTTVDEDNGFSINPDDITAALRKRLEGFTPSMSSAQVGRIVEVGDGIARVSGLPDAAVNELLEFEGGIVGLALNLDEESIGAVILGEVTHIQEGQAVRATGRILSVPVGDALVGRVVDALGQPIDGKGAINSDVTRRLEVQAPGITGRKPVHEPLQTGIKAIDAMVPIGRGQRELIIGDRKTGKTTVAVDTILNQRGLGVKCIYVAIGQKGSTVAQTVATLEKFGAMEYTVVVNAPADDAAPFKYLAPYAGCAIGQHWMENGEHALIVYDDLSKQAEAYRQVALLLRRPPGREAYPGDVFYLHSRLLERAAKLSDDRGAGSLTALPVIETKAGDVSAYIPTNVISITDGQIYLESDLFNAGVRPAINVGISVSRVGGAAQIKAMKSVAGTMKIDLAQFRELEAFATFGSELDKTSQGYLDRGYRLTELLKQNLNSPAPVEEQVVSIYAGTAGFLDKVSVESVRKFESELLEYMRTRHADLLEAIKSSGKLPEGDALKGAVQGFADGFQDEHADKDADKDAEKDTDKDAA; via the coding sequence ATGACCACTGTGGACGAGGACAACGGCTTCAGCATCAACCCCGACGACATCACCGCCGCCCTGCGCAAGCGGCTGGAGGGCTTCACGCCGTCGATGTCGTCGGCCCAGGTCGGGCGCATCGTGGAGGTCGGCGACGGCATCGCACGCGTGTCCGGCCTCCCCGACGCAGCCGTGAACGAGCTGCTCGAGTTCGAGGGCGGCATCGTCGGCCTCGCCCTCAACCTCGACGAGGAGTCGATCGGCGCCGTGATCCTGGGCGAGGTCACCCACATCCAGGAGGGGCAGGCGGTGCGGGCCACCGGCCGCATCCTGTCGGTCCCCGTGGGCGACGCCCTCGTCGGGCGGGTGGTCGACGCCCTCGGCCAGCCGATTGACGGCAAGGGGGCCATCAACTCGGACGTCACCCGCCGCCTGGAGGTCCAGGCTCCCGGGATCACCGGGCGCAAGCCGGTGCACGAGCCGTTGCAGACGGGCATCAAGGCGATCGACGCCATGGTGCCGATCGGCCGCGGCCAGCGTGAGCTGATCATCGGCGACCGCAAGACCGGGAAGACCACCGTCGCCGTCGACACGATCCTGAACCAGCGCGGGCTCGGGGTGAAGTGCATCTACGTCGCCATCGGCCAGAAGGGCTCCACCGTCGCCCAGACGGTGGCCACCCTCGAGAAGTTCGGCGCCATGGAGTACACGGTGGTGGTCAACGCGCCCGCCGACGACGCCGCCCCGTTCAAGTACCTCGCCCCCTACGCGGGTTGCGCCATCGGCCAGCACTGGATGGAGAACGGGGAGCATGCCCTCATCGTCTACGACGACCTGTCGAAGCAGGCCGAGGCCTACCGCCAGGTGGCGCTGCTCCTGCGCCGGCCGCCCGGGCGCGAGGCGTACCCGGGCGACGTCTTCTACCTCCACAGCCGCCTGCTGGAGCGGGCCGCCAAGCTGAGCGACGACCGCGGCGCCGGCTCGCTCACCGCCCTCCCGGTGATCGAGACCAAGGCGGGCGACGTGTCCGCCTACATCCCCACCAACGTGATCTCCATCACCGACGGGCAGATCTACCTCGAGAGCGACCTGTTCAACGCCGGCGTCCGTCCGGCGATCAACGTGGGCATCTCGGTGTCGCGGGTGGGCGGGGCCGCCCAGATCAAGGCCATGAAGTCGGTGGCCGGCACCATGAAGATCGACCTGGCCCAGTTCCGTGAGCTGGAGGCGTTCGCCACCTTCGGCTCCGAGCTCGACAAGACGTCGCAGGGCTACCTCGACCGGGGCTACCGCCTCACCGAGCTGCTCAAGCAGAACCTGAACTCGCCCGCCCCGGTGGAGGAGCAGGTCGTCTCGATCTACGCGGGCACGGCCGGTTTCCTCGACAAGGTGTCCGTGGAGTCGGTGCGCAAGTTCGAGTCCGAGCTGCTCGAGTACATGCGCACCCGCCACGCCGACCTGCTCGAGGCCATCAAGTCGAGCGGCAAGCTCCCCGAGGGCGACGCCCTCAAGGGCGCCGTCCAGGGGTTCGCCGACGGCTTCCAGGACGAGCATGCCGACAAGGACGCCGACAAGGACGCCGAAAAGGACACGGACAAGGACGCGGCCTGA